Within Winogradskyella helgolandensis, the genomic segment CGGATTTCATTAAACCTATTAACGACTTAAAGTTAGAACGAAAAACACGCTCGGCAAGTTTGCAAAAGCAAATTCATGAACAGTATCAATTTTTAAATGCAAATGGTGAAACAAAAGATTTAATAGACATTTTTGAGACTACAGATTTAGGACAACCTCCAGCAGCTGCAGGCGAATGTGCTGCTCCTAAATTATTTCAATATGCTTATGAAAATGATTTAAAACCCATTGCCATGGCTGAATTTTGGTGGGGAATATCACCAAACACAGAAGTGCGTCGTCATGGACAATTTTACCCATCTTGTCGTGGAAGATGCGAGCCTATTTTAGGACATATGATGAAAGGTTTAAATGTGGAACCTAACCCAATTGAAACTGCAGGTGTATTTAATGGTAAATTAGAAATTATTTATGAAGATGATTTTCTTTTAGTTTTAAATAAGCCACATGAGTTTTTATCAGTACCAGGGAAAACCATAAAAGATTCGGTTTTAACACGAATGAAAACCTATTTACCAGAATCCACAGGCCCTTTATTATTGCACCGTTTAGATATGTCTACTTCTGGTTTATTAGTGGTAGCTAAAAACGAAAGAACTCATAAACATCTTCAAAAGCAATTTATTAATCGAACCGTTAAAAAACGTTATGTTGCGGTTTTAGATGGAGTTTTAGAAACAAAAGAAGGTACTATCGATTTACCGCTTCGAGTTGATTTAAATAACAGACCTAGACAATTAGTATGTTATGAGCATGGTAAAAAAGCAACCACAAATTATGAAGTTGTTGAGGTTAAGAATAATAAAACCAGAGTCCATTTTTACCCAATATCTGGTAGAACACATCAATTACGTGTACATGCAGCACATCGGAAAGGATTAAATACTCCTATTGTAGGAGATGATTTGTATGGAACGGTTTCAAATCGTTTACATCTCCACGCAGAAACATTGAGTTTTGAGCATCCAATAAAACGGGAGTGGGTAAGTTTTAGTTGTGAGGCTCCATTTTAGTTGTGCTGAAATCTTTCCATTTTAAACTTATATCAATTGAAGACTAAAATATCAACTTAATAAAGCGACTGTTTTTTTCTTTTTCAGAAATGTCTTTGCAAGAAAAGCTATTGCAAACCACAAATTTTATCCTAACTTTGTAAACCAACAACGTTTGGAAACTATATGAGTCACAAAGTACTACTTAACTCTAAGGAAGTCAATATTATCCTTCATAGATTGGCTTGTCAACTCATTGAAAATCACGATGATTTTTCTGAAACCGTTTTAATCGGAATTCAACCAAGAGGAAAATTTTTAGCTGATCGTTTAGCTCAAATTTTAACGGACGATTATAAGATTAAGAATATTCAACTCGGACATTTAGATATCACTTTTTTTAGAGATGATTTTAGAAGAGGGGATAAACCATTAGAAGCCAACACTACTATTATAAGTTTTATTGTTGAAGACAAAAACGTCGTTTTTATAGACGATGTTTTATATACAGGTCGAAGTATCAGATCTGCACTTACAGCAATTCAATCCTTTGGAAGACCAAAAGACATTGAATTATTAACCTTAATTGATAGACGTTTTAGTAGACATTTACCTATTCAACCTAATTACAGAGGACGACAAGTAGATGCCATTGATAATCAAAAGGTAATAGTAAAGTGGCTAGAGAATGAAGGAGAAGATGCCGTTTATTTAGTAGATAAGTAAATTAACAAAAGCTCGAATTTGAGCTAGAAGTTGAAAAATTGAATATATAACGAGAATTGCTAAAAGCTAATAGCTAATAGCCAAAAGCGAATAAAAGATGAGCGAATTAAGTGTCAATCACTTATTAGGAATTAAATATCTGACCAAACAAGATATCGACCTTATTTTTGAAACTGCAGATCAATTTAAAGAGGTTATAAACAGACCCATTAAAAAAGTGCCATCGCTTAGAGATATAACTATTGCAAATCTGTTTTTCGAAAATTCTACACGTACCAAATTATCTTTTGAATTAGCGGAAAAACGACTATCTGCAGATGTTATTAATTTTTCAGCATCACAGTCGTCTGTTAAGAAAGGTGAAACACTTATAGATACGGTAAATAATATTTTATCTATGAAAGTAGATATGGTGGTGATGCGTCATCCCAATCCTGGGGCAGGTGTATTTCTTTCAAAACATGTTAACGCAAGTATAATTAATGCTGGAGATGGAGCGCACGAACATCCCACTCAGGCCTTATTGGATTCGTATTCGATTAGAGAGAAATTAGGAACCGTAAAAGGAAAAAACGTGGTTATTGTTGGAGATATTCTGCATAGTCGCGTAGCATTGTCAAACATTTATGCCTTACAATTACAAGGTGCAAATGTGATGGTTTGTGGTCCCAAAACATTATTGCCTAAATACATTAAAGACTTAGGCGTAAAAGTAGAAACCAATTTAAAAAAAGCTCTAGAATGGTGCGATGTTGCTAATATGCTTAGAGTACAGAATGAGCGCATGGATATCAGCTATTTTCCTTCGACAAGAGAATATACGCAACAATTTGGCGTTAATAAAGAACTATTAGATAGCTTAAATAAAGAGATTGTAATTATGCATCCCGGACCTATAAATAGAGGTGTAGAAATTACAAGTGATGTTGCCGATTCTAAGCAAGCCATTATCTTAAATCAAGTAGAAAATGGGGTTGCCGTTAGGATGGCGGTCATTTATTTGTTAGCTTCTAAAATAAAACAATAGATTATGATAATAGATAGAGATGGTAATACTACCATAATTACTCAGGAAAAGGTTTCAATTGTTGATTTAGTTAAAAAAGTTGAAGCAGATTACGATACCTATAAAAACACACACCTTGTTATTAATCTTACGAGCTTAAATAAAATTTCGTTACAAGATGTTATTGAGTTTTTGCGTCTTAGTAATAATCATCGCAATGATAAGAAATCGTTTGTATTGGTTTCTGAAAAAGTAGATTTAAACGAAATGCCAGACGAAATAGTTGTAGTGCCAACCATGCAAGAAGCTTTCGATATTATTGAAATGGAAGATATTGAGCGCGATTTAGACTTCTAAAAGTTAAGGTGTTTGTTGTTAAGTTGTAAAGTCGAAGAGTATATACAACGAAACGAGAAACGACTAAACGACATACAACTTTAAATGAAATTAACTATTCTCGGCTGTCACAGTGCCACTCCCAGTATTAATGCTAATCCAACTGCTCAAGTTTTAGAGATTAAAAACAACATGTTTTTGATAGATTGCGGAGAAGGAACTCAAGTAGAATTAAGACGGAATAAGGTTAAATTTTCAAGAATTAAGCACATTTTTATTTCCCACCTTCATGGCGATCATTATTTTGGATTGGTGGGTTTGGTGAATACCTTTAGCCTTTTAACTCGTGAAACCGAACTTCATATTTATGCACCAAAAGGCTTAAAGGAAGTCATATTACTTCAAATGAAATTATCTGCAAGCTGGACGAAATATCCACTTATTTTTCATGAATTAAGTTCGAATAAATCAGAATTAATTTATGAAGATGATAAAGTTGAAGTTTATACAATTCCCTTAAAACATCGGGTTTATACGAATGGGTTTCTTTTCAAAGAGAAGGAAAATGAGCGGAAAATTGATATAAATTTAGTCACTGAAGCTAATATAGATAAGGCCTATTTTAGAAAGTTAAAACAAGGGTTTGATGTAGAAAATGAAGATGGCGTTTTAATTAGCAATGCGAAAGTAACTAAAGACCCATTGCCACCAAAAAGTTATGCATTTTGTAGTGATACGGTTTACAATGAAGCTATTATTCCTATTATAAAAGACTGTACCGTTTTGTATCATGAATCAACATTTTTAGACAAAAACGAAGCACTTTGTATACCAACAAAACACAGTACAGCAAAACAAGCTGCTACGATTGCTAAGAAAGCCGATGTAGAAACCTTAATACTTGGACATTACTCAACACGTTATAATAGTTACGAGGAATTTAAGTCCGAAGCAAAAACGGTTTTTGACAATGTTCTATTATCAAAAGATGGTAAGACCTTTAATTTTGATTAGCATCTTTTTTGAATTCTTTTAAATTCATAATCCATTCTATAGCTTGCTCTAAATTGTCGCAACGTTTCAGACTTTTACTGAAAAATTGTTTTTCTAAAGAAGCGTTGAGGTAGCTAAAGTCAGAATAAGTCACAATAGCAGAAGCAATAAATGCATCGTAATCATTATTGAAATCTACCCAAAGTTGCGGGTCAAACGAATACGAATTATAACGATTGGCTATGTAGCCTATTTTACGACCTTTCAAAATTAAATCACTAAATCTAGAAATTAATTCACTAGCAATATGGTGATCCACATGAATACCCTCATTTAATTCTGATAATAAGAAATATTCTGTCTCGTATAATGTTCCAAAAGAAAATTCTACTTTTTTGTAAGATAATAGCTTAGAATATTTACTGTCTTCAAACTTCATTTATGTTATTTAATCCTTAAATTTATAGTGAAATTTGCTGTAGAAAAAATTATAGAAGCATAAAATCTAAAATTAATACGTAATGAATGCAGACTTAGGTAATTATAGAAAATCTTACGAAAAAGGAGAATTGTTATTAAATAATGTCCCTGAAAACCCTATGGAGCTATTCCGAAACTGGTTTGTAGAAGTGGATACACATTTTAATGTTGATGAAACTAATGCCATGACAATTTCGACTATTGGCTTAGATGGTTACCCAAAGAGTAGAGTAGTGCTGCTTAAAAAATACACACACGAAGGTTTTATTTTTTATACCAATTATGAAAGTGAAAAAGGAAAAGCAATATTAGAAAATCCTAATGTTTGTTTATCGTTTTTTTGGCATTCGGCAGAACGACAAATTATAATAAAAGGTACAGCTGAAAAAATTTCAGAAAACCTAAGCGATGGTTATTTTGAATCGCGGCCAAGAGGAAGTCAGTTAGGAGCTGTTGTTTCTAATCAAAGTGAAGTGGTTGCCAACAGACAAGAATTAGAAACAAAACTGAAAGACTTAGAAATTAAATTTGAAGGTAAAGAAATAGAACGCCCTAAACATTGGGGAGGATTTATAATTAAACCTGTAGAATTAGAATTTTGGCAAGGAAGGCCCAACCGACTTCACGATAGAATCCGATATCAACTTCAAGAGGACTACAATTGGAAAATTGAACGCTTGGCACCTTAGTTATTAATGAAAATTAGATTAAGTCCAATAATAATTTTATTAGGTATCTCTATTATAATTGAGGTTTTTGGCTCTATTTATTATTTGCTCATTAATAATAACGGAGGTATGGCTTTGGCTGGTACTTTCTTTTTCTTGGGTTTAATGGTTTCAATTTTCTTGGGATTTATAGAACAATCTATTATAAAGAATTTAAAAATTAGCACGAATAAATTATGGATAATTGAAAGTATATTTATTATGGCTTTCAGCCTTTATTTTGTTTTAACTCGTTAGTTCTATAGCGAAAGTTAAACTATAAGCATTGTAATAAATTGGCTTCAGTGTTTTTCGTTGAAAAGCATGTTTTCGTCGTTGTAATACTGTGTTTTTGGCTTTAAAAATGCATTTCACCGATGATTTACATTATAAATCGACAAACTACACGTTGTTTATCGATTTTAACATTTCTTTAACAGTTTAGTTTATATGTAAGGTTAATTTAGTAGTCCCAAACCTAAATAACCTACATAATGAAAGTTACTAACCTCCTACAAGTAATGGCTTTTATTGCTATTATTAGCTTTACATCTTGTGCAACTGATGCTACTGAAGATGAAGCCCTAAGTTCAATTGAAGTTCCTGTTGCGCCTATTGCAAAATCTATAGAGATAGAAATTATGGAACGCATTAATACCTATAGAATTAATGAAGGTTTAAGTCCGTTAGAGAATCATGAAACGGTTAAGGCAGTAGCATCCACACATACAGATTATATGATTGAAGTTAACAATGTTTCTCATGATAATTTCTTTTTAAGAAAACAAAGCTTACAAGCAAATGCAAATGCCAATTTGGTAACAGAAAATGTAGCTTA encodes:
- the pyrR gene encoding bifunctional pyr operon transcriptional regulator/uracil phosphoribosyltransferase PyrR yields the protein MSHKVLLNSKEVNIILHRLACQLIENHDDFSETVLIGIQPRGKFLADRLAQILTDDYKIKNIQLGHLDITFFRDDFRRGDKPLEANTTIISFIVEDKNVVFIDDVLYTGRSIRSALTAIQSFGRPKDIELLTLIDRRFSRHLPIQPNYRGRQVDAIDNQKVIVKWLENEGEDAVYLVDK
- the pdxH gene encoding pyridoxamine 5'-phosphate oxidase → MNADLGNYRKSYEKGELLLNNVPENPMELFRNWFVEVDTHFNVDETNAMTISTIGLDGYPKSRVVLLKKYTHEGFIFYTNYESEKGKAILENPNVCLSFFWHSAERQIIIKGTAEKISENLSDGYFESRPRGSQLGAVVSNQSEVVANRQELETKLKDLEIKFEGKEIERPKHWGGFIIKPVELEFWQGRPNRLHDRIRYQLQEDYNWKIERLAP
- a CDS encoding ribonuclease Z, yielding MIIDRDGNTTIITQEKVSIVDLVKKVEADYDTYKNTHLVINLTSLNKISLQDVIEFLRLSNNHRNDKKSFVLVSEKVDLNEMPDEIVVVPTMQEAFDIIEMEDIERDLDF
- a CDS encoding aspartate carbamoyltransferase catalytic subunit encodes the protein MSELSVNHLLGIKYLTKQDIDLIFETADQFKEVINRPIKKVPSLRDITIANLFFENSTRTKLSFELAEKRLSADVINFSASQSSVKKGETLIDTVNNILSMKVDMVVMRHPNPGAGVFLSKHVNASIINAGDGAHEHPTQALLDSYSIREKLGTVKGKNVVIVGDILHSRVALSNIYALQLQGANVMVCGPKTLLPKYIKDLGVKVETNLKKALEWCDVANMLRVQNERMDISYFPSTREYTQQFGVNKELLDSLNKEIVIMHPGPINRGVEITSDVADSKQAIILNQVENGVAVRMAVIYLLASKIKQ
- a CDS encoding ribonuclease Z encodes the protein MKLTILGCHSATPSINANPTAQVLEIKNNMFLIDCGEGTQVELRRNKVKFSRIKHIFISHLHGDHYFGLVGLVNTFSLLTRETELHIYAPKGLKEVILLQMKLSASWTKYPLIFHELSSNKSELIYEDDKVEVYTIPLKHRVYTNGFLFKEKENERKIDINLVTEANIDKAYFRKLKQGFDVENEDGVLISNAKVTKDPLPPKSYAFCSDTVYNEAIIPIIKDCTVLYHESTFLDKNEALCIPTKHSTAKQAATIAKKADVETLILGHYSTRYNSYEEFKSEAKTVFDNVLLSKDGKTFNFD
- a CDS encoding CAP domain-containing protein; this encodes MKVTNLLQVMAFIAIISFTSCATDATEDEALSSIEVPVAPIAKSIEIEIMERINTYRINEGLSPLENHETVKAVASTHTDYMIEVNNVSHDNFFLRKQSLQANANANLVTENVAYGFSSADAVVNAWIASSSHRENIEGDFTHFDVSAEQNSAGKWYFTNMFIKR
- a CDS encoding RluA family pseudouridine synthase codes for the protein MFHTENGCFHTIKSNLSVTLPKQFTFPFYYTPHPLCVSAAEELKNYLNTQTDFKHNFGIDDNKVGLQIGKMFGVMIVKTLGDELGYIAAFSGKLADSNHLRGFVPPVYDMLNKDGFYKQNEAQLNNFTAKIESLEQNPELEKAKLHLEQTKLETVQKLKDFKKHSKTEKLERKQRRVEAEQQLSESEKELFFETLKQQSIQNNLDLKYLKLNCEAELKEAEHRLADFIKPINDLKLERKTRSASLQKQIHEQYQFLNANGETKDLIDIFETTDLGQPPAAAGECAAPKLFQYAYENDLKPIAMAEFWWGISPNTEVRRHGQFYPSCRGRCEPILGHMMKGLNVEPNPIETAGVFNGKLEIIYEDDFLLVLNKPHEFLSVPGKTIKDSVLTRMKTYLPESTGPLLLHRLDMSTSGLLVVAKNERTHKHLQKQFINRTVKKRYVAVLDGVLETKEGTIDLPLRVDLNNRPRQLVCYEHGKKATTNYEVVEVKNNKTRVHFYPISGRTHQLRVHAAHRKGLNTPIVGDDLYGTVSNRLHLHAETLSFEHPIKREWVSFSCEAPF